In Phytoactinopolyspora mesophila, the following proteins share a genomic window:
- the cysC gene encoding adenylyl-sulfate kinase, protein MSQLLRLATAGSVDDGKSTLIGRLLYDSKTVFEDQLEAIERTSRERGEAHTNLALLTDGLRAEREQGITIDVAYRYFATPRRTFIIADTPGHIQYTRNMVTGASTADLAMILIDARAGALEQTRRHAFLASLLGVPHLILCVNKMDLVDWSRERFDEICQEFRQFATKLDVHDLTFVPISALHGDNVVHGSASMPWYDGPSLLHHLDDVHVASDRNLIDARFPVQYVIRSHEFRGYAGTVAGGVFRPGDQVMVLPSGFTSTVEEIWGPGGAPADHAFPPESVVMRLSSELDVGRGDVICRPGNRPHATRHIDAMVCWLTEQSALSPGARYVIQHTTRTMRTSVRQLDYRLDVNTLHRDEHAERLQLNEIGRVQLHTQQPLLFDPYRRNRNTGSFILVDETTNNTVAAGMIIQPHQPNPDVVAHPETIGRADRASHGLTVWLTGLSGAGKSTVAAELQRMFVAAGRPAYLLDGDNLRKGLNADLGFGPGDRAENVRRVAEVARLFADAGLVAVVSLMSPSRTARNAARETHEDAGLPFVEVFVDTPLEVCEARDPKGLYSRARAGDVVALTGIDDPYEPPESPNLVLRPDDGTPEAMAIKVLTYLTSRLRS, encoded by the coding sequence GTGTCTCAACTGCTGCGTCTGGCCACCGCCGGCAGCGTCGACGACGGCAAGTCGACGCTGATCGGACGGCTGTTGTACGACTCCAAGACGGTCTTCGAAGACCAGCTCGAAGCGATCGAACGGACCAGCCGCGAACGCGGTGAGGCGCACACCAACTTGGCTTTACTGACCGACGGCCTGCGTGCCGAACGTGAGCAGGGCATCACCATCGACGTCGCCTACCGGTACTTCGCCACACCACGGCGCACATTTATCATCGCCGACACCCCTGGTCACATCCAGTACACCCGCAACATGGTCACCGGCGCCTCTACCGCGGACCTTGCGATGATTCTGATCGATGCCCGCGCTGGTGCGCTCGAGCAGACCCGTCGGCATGCGTTTCTCGCCAGCTTGCTGGGCGTTCCGCACCTGATCTTGTGCGTGAACAAGATGGACCTAGTCGACTGGTCTCGCGAACGGTTCGACGAGATCTGTCAGGAGTTCCGCCAGTTCGCAACCAAACTGGACGTCCACGACCTGACCTTCGTCCCGATCTCAGCCCTGCACGGTGACAATGTCGTGCACGGCAGCGCCAGCATGCCCTGGTACGACGGGCCATCGCTGTTGCATCACCTGGACGACGTCCACGTCGCCTCAGACCGTAATCTCATCGACGCACGGTTCCCCGTGCAATACGTCATCCGCAGTCACGAGTTCCGCGGCTACGCCGGCACCGTGGCCGGCGGCGTGTTCCGGCCTGGCGACCAGGTGATGGTTCTGCCTTCGGGATTCACCTCCACCGTCGAAGAGATCTGGGGGCCTGGCGGCGCACCGGCCGACCATGCCTTCCCGCCAGAGTCCGTCGTTATGCGCCTGTCCAGCGAACTCGACGTCGGACGTGGAGACGTCATCTGCCGACCAGGAAACCGGCCGCACGCTACGCGGCACATCGATGCGATGGTCTGCTGGCTCACGGAGCAGTCCGCCCTCTCCCCCGGCGCCCGGTACGTCATCCAGCACACCACACGCACAATGAGGACGAGCGTGCGCCAGCTCGACTACCGTCTCGACGTCAACACGCTGCACCGCGACGAACACGCCGAACGGCTCCAGCTCAACGAGATCGGCCGCGTCCAGCTGCACACGCAGCAACCACTCCTGTTCGATCCGTACCGTCGCAATCGGAACACCGGCAGCTTCATTCTGGTCGACGAGACGACCAACAACACCGTCGCCGCCGGCATGATCATCCAGCCACACCAGCCCAACCCGGACGTCGTCGCGCATCCGGAAACCATCGGACGAGCCGACCGCGCCTCCCACGGCCTAACGGTGTGGCTCACCGGCTTGTCGGGCGCCGGCAAATCCACCGTCGCCGCCGAACTCCAACGTATGTTCGTCGCAGCTGGCCGCCCCGCCTACCTTCTCGACGGCGACAACCTCCGCAAGGGTCTCAACGCCGACCTAGGCTTCGGCCCTGGTGACCGCGCGGAGAACGTCCGCAGGGTCGCAGAAGTAGCGCGTCTGTTCGCCGATGCTGGACTCGTCGCGGTCGTCTCGTTGATGAGCCCTTCGCGCACCGCTCGCAACGCTGCGCGCGAGACCCACGAGGACGCCGGGCTACCGTTCGTCGAGGTCTTCGTTGACACTCCCCTGGAAGTCTGCGAAGCCCGCGACCCTAAGGGTCTGTACAGCCGCGCTCGAGCCGGCGACGTCGTCGCCCTCACCGGCATCGACGATCCCTACGAGCCGCCCGAATCACCCAACCTGGTACTGCGCCCCGACGACGGCACCCCAGAAGCCATGGCTATCAAAGTTCTGACATACCTGACCAGCCGGCTTCGCTCTTGA
- the cysD gene encoding sulfate adenylyltransferase subunit CysD: MTTTYELPHVRTLEAEAVHIFREVAATFERPVLLFSGGKDSAVMLHVAVRAFWPAPLPFPVLHVDTGHNFDEVMAFRDTTVRRLDARLLVSNVQDDIDAGRVTEEQGPRASRNRLQTTALMRTLDEYSFDAVFGGARRDEEKARAKERVFSFRDEFGQWDPRNQRPELWSLYNGRHRKGQHIRVFPLSNWTELDIWQYINDQDVDLPSLYYAHRRTVFQRDGMLLALTPHVMLLDDEEPYEATVRFRTVGDATCTGCIESSAATPEAVMAEVAATRVTERGATRADDRISEAGMEDRKKEGYF, from the coding sequence GTGACGACCACGTACGAGCTTCCTCACGTGCGTACGCTTGAAGCCGAAGCGGTGCACATTTTCCGAGAAGTCGCCGCCACATTCGAACGGCCCGTCTTGTTGTTCTCCGGCGGCAAGGATTCTGCTGTGATGCTGCATGTGGCGGTGCGTGCTTTCTGGCCTGCCCCGCTACCGTTCCCGGTGCTGCACGTCGACACAGGGCACAACTTTGACGAGGTCATGGCCTTCCGGGACACCACGGTCAGGCGGCTTGACGCACGGCTGCTCGTCAGCAATGTCCAGGACGACATCGACGCCGGACGTGTCACCGAGGAGCAAGGCCCTCGCGCGAGCCGGAACCGGTTGCAGACGACGGCGCTGATGCGGACGCTCGATGAGTATTCCTTCGATGCCGTCTTCGGTGGCGCCCGCCGAGATGAGGAGAAGGCCCGAGCGAAGGAAAGGGTATTCAGCTTCCGCGACGAATTCGGCCAATGGGATCCGCGGAATCAGCGGCCTGAACTATGGAGTCTCTATAACGGTCGGCATCGAAAGGGCCAGCACATCCGTGTCTTCCCGTTGTCCAACTGGACTGAACTCGATATCTGGCAGTACATCAATGATCAGGATGTCGATTTGCCATCGCTGTACTACGCCCACCGGCGGACGGTCTTCCAGCGCGACGGCATGCTGCTCGCGCTCACTCCTCATGTGATGTTGCTCGACGACGAAGAACCCTATGAGGCGACCGTGCGCTTCCGCACTGTCGGCGACGCCACCTGCACCGGATGCATCGAATCATCCGCCGCGACGCCGGAAGCCGTCATGGCCGAGGTCGCTGCCACCCGCGTCACCGAGCGAGGCGCCACTCGTGCCGACGACCGGATCTCCGAAGCAGGCATGGAGGACCGCAAGAAAGAGGGCTACTTCTAG
- a CDS encoding TSUP family transporter, with product MHILVMLGLVGFGAQMVDGSLGMGFGATSTTMLLAMGTTPALASATVHLTQIGTTLASGLSHWRFDNLDWAVVRRIGIPGGIGAFIGATFLSSLSTAAATPLMAGVLFILGLYILIRFTTAGVPVANLGKPLRNRFLAPLGLVAGFVNATAGGGWGPISTSTLLASGRIEPHKVVGSVGTSEFMVATSASAGFLLGLGFHGVKFSWVALMLLGGVIAAPVAAWLVRRIPARILGSAVGGLIVLLNARTLLSEHALNISPGTRGPIYLLVLLAWAAAVTHVIRLHRKQQEPDVRTRPAAPRRRR from the coding sequence GTGCACATCCTGGTCATGCTGGGGCTGGTGGGGTTCGGCGCTCAGATGGTCGACGGAAGCCTGGGGATGGGGTTCGGGGCGACGTCGACCACCATGTTGCTGGCGATGGGGACCACTCCGGCACTGGCTTCGGCCACGGTGCATCTGACCCAGATCGGGACCACGCTGGCATCAGGTCTGTCGCATTGGCGGTTCGACAATCTCGACTGGGCAGTGGTGCGCCGTATCGGAATCCCGGGCGGGATCGGCGCGTTCATCGGGGCGACCTTCCTGTCCAGCCTTTCCACCGCCGCGGCCACCCCGTTGATGGCCGGCGTGCTGTTCATCCTGGGGCTATACATCCTGATCCGGTTCACGACGGCCGGGGTGCCGGTGGCCAATCTCGGCAAGCCGTTACGCAATAGGTTCCTGGCGCCTCTGGGACTCGTCGCGGGCTTCGTCAACGCGACGGCCGGAGGCGGGTGGGGCCCGATCAGCACCTCCACCCTGCTCGCCAGCGGCCGGATCGAACCCCACAAAGTGGTCGGCTCGGTCGGCACCAGCGAGTTCATGGTCGCCACCAGCGCCAGCGCGGGATTCCTGCTCGGACTCGGCTTTCATGGCGTCAAATTCAGCTGGGTGGCGCTAATGCTGCTCGGCGGGGTCATCGCCGCACCCGTCGCGGCATGGCTGGTCCGCCGCATCCCCGCCCGCATCCTCGGATCTGCCGTTGGCGGGCTCATCGTGTTGCTGAATGCACGCACACTGCTCTCCGAACACGCACTCAACATTTCGCCCGGGACGCGCGGCCCGATCTACCTGCTCGTGCTACTCGCCTGGGCGGCCGCCGTCACCCACGTCATCCGCCTACACCGCAAACAACAGGAACCGGATGTCCGGACTCGGCCCGCAGCTCCGCGCAGGAGGCGCTGA
- a CDS encoding sugar phosphate nucleotidyltransferase, whose product MLAALDSSIRDCLTILDKHGVSAVLIVDDDSRLVGMVGERNIRKALVDGATPDDSVRDLVGRPVTTATPSQGRAEVLDMMHALNVGEVPIVDGGGRVVGVHVEDDIVGAQPLENWAVVMAGGRGTRLAPLTDDVPKPMLPVAGRPILERIVLHLVGSGIRRIFMSVNYLGDLIVQYFGDGSKYCCSIDYLWEKEDQPLGTGGALGLLDEVAERPTSPLLLMNGDLITGFSVQAMLDAHAEQGVVATIATSEYHHQVPFGVLEVDEQRLVRIVEKPTTCWPVNAGIYVLDPQLPPRVPRGELFPITRLFDDCLDRGERVGLWPLQDHWQDIGRPNELAQARGQL is encoded by the coding sequence ATGCTGGCGGCGCTCGACTCTTCGATTCGCGACTGTTTGACGATCCTGGATAAGCACGGTGTTTCGGCCGTGCTCATTGTGGATGACGACTCGCGGCTTGTCGGCATGGTGGGGGAGCGCAATATCCGCAAGGCTCTCGTGGATGGGGCCACCCCGGATGACTCGGTGCGTGATTTAGTTGGTCGGCCGGTCACGACGGCAACTCCGAGCCAGGGACGGGCTGAGGTGCTCGACATGATGCATGCCCTGAATGTCGGTGAGGTTCCGATCGTCGATGGCGGGGGCCGGGTGGTAGGGGTGCATGTCGAGGACGACATCGTGGGCGCGCAGCCGCTTGAGAACTGGGCCGTGGTGATGGCGGGTGGCCGCGGCACGCGGCTTGCACCGTTGACCGACGATGTCCCGAAGCCGATGTTGCCGGTAGCGGGGCGGCCGATCCTGGAGCGGATAGTTCTTCATCTGGTCGGCTCGGGAATCCGGCGGATCTTTATGTCCGTGAACTACTTGGGGGATCTGATCGTGCAGTACTTCGGTGACGGATCGAAGTACTGTTGTTCGATCGACTATCTGTGGGAGAAGGAAGACCAGCCGCTAGGCACTGGTGGCGCTCTGGGCCTGTTGGACGAGGTCGCGGAACGGCCGACGTCGCCGTTGTTGTTGATGAACGGAGACTTGATCACTGGCTTTTCCGTGCAGGCGATGTTGGACGCGCACGCCGAGCAGGGTGTGGTGGCGACCATCGCCACCAGTGAGTACCACCACCAGGTGCCTTTCGGTGTGCTTGAGGTCGACGAGCAGCGGCTTGTTCGCATCGTCGAGAAGCCCACGACCTGTTGGCCGGTGAACGCCGGCATCTATGTCCTTGATCCGCAACTGCCGCCTCGTGTGCCGCGCGGCGAACTGTTCCCGATTACGCGTCTGTTCGACGACTGCCTCGACCGCGGCGAACGGGTCGGTCTATGGCCTCTTCAGGATCACTGGCAGGACATCGGCCGACCGAACGAATTGGCCCAAGCACGCGGCCAACTGTGA
- a CDS encoding zinc-binding dehydrogenase, whose protein sequence is MSESTSSKSAFSSAADVPSDAHALEVTDICHAELRRRPVPVPGQGQVLVRVDYSGVSVGTETFAAMRKIPASLDAWGPPPYVPGYQAVGRIAALGDDEPDSTLGVGDVVAVFTTSTHQRYLVASASSVYKLDSDNHLASASLFVMCSAGAHFLNRAGIQSGQSVMIVGQGLVGQLTAMLARLRGAYVIGTEISKEKIAISSTHCVDWIIDAAASLPSEQLAGRFPDGVDTVLHTANVSIKDSLRCVRSEGTFIWVGGNAVEGITFDIEEPHLKEIRWIFAHGVGDAKNVEHTLRMLSTGIIDIGPLITHKVNWNEAADVYNELFGRDRDRLNGIVIDWRDAE, encoded by the coding sequence GTGAGTGAGTCCACTTCTTCGAAGAGCGCATTTTCATCCGCTGCGGATGTCCCTAGTGATGCACATGCGCTTGAGGTCACCGACATATGCCACGCTGAGCTGCGTCGCCGCCCCGTGCCGGTTCCTGGGCAGGGTCAGGTTCTGGTGCGAGTCGACTATTCGGGCGTCAGCGTTGGCACAGAAACGTTTGCGGCAATGCGCAAGATTCCCGCCTCTTTGGATGCATGGGGACCTCCGCCATACGTTCCCGGCTACCAAGCTGTAGGCCGTATTGCCGCACTTGGCGACGATGAGCCTGACTCCACGCTGGGCGTAGGTGACGTTGTCGCTGTATTCACTACGAGTACGCATCAGCGATACCTTGTCGCCAGCGCTAGCTCTGTCTACAAACTTGACTCCGATAACCATCTAGCCAGCGCATCACTCTTCGTGATGTGCTCTGCTGGAGCACATTTTCTCAACCGAGCCGGCATTCAAAGTGGTCAATCGGTTATGATTGTCGGCCAAGGACTGGTCGGTCAGCTTACAGCCATGCTGGCGAGATTGCGTGGTGCTTACGTGATTGGCACAGAGATATCTAAGGAGAAGATCGCTATCTCCTCGACGCACTGCGTTGATTGGATCATCGACGCAGCCGCGTCCCTTCCGTCGGAGCAGCTCGCTGGGCGCTTTCCCGACGGAGTGGATACGGTTCTCCACACTGCAAACGTGTCAATAAAAGATTCGCTCAGATGCGTGCGATCGGAAGGTACGTTCATCTGGGTCGGCGGCAATGCGGTCGAGGGGATTACGTTTGACATTGAAGAGCCTCATCTTAAGGAAATTCGATGGATATTCGCCCACGGCGTGGGTGACGCAAAGAATGTTGAACACACTCTACGTATGCTTTCGACAGGTATTATCGACATAGGTCCGCTGATAACTCATAAGGTGAACTGGAATGAGGCCGCAGATGTATACAACGAGCTATTTGGCCGTGATCGCGATCGTCTCAACGGTATAGTCATTGATTGGCGAGATGCTGAGTAG